One Numenius arquata chromosome 10, bNumArq3.hap1.1, whole genome shotgun sequence DNA segment encodes these proteins:
- the CHCHD1 gene encoding small ribosomal subunit protein mS37 produces the protein MRPPGGRGRLALRPVAKKMAAPVYPPWVTRWVSGQWRQKKRPPVIRPTRPLVLANKVANRREEAGEATCITEMSVMMACWKQNDFNDAACAEEIRLFYDCVAKAEKERKDRNEGALTPGGNLSSSKVNKLLRRFPQITRYV, from the exons ATGCGCCCGCCGGGTGGGCGGGGCCGGCTCGCCCTACGGCCTGTCGCAAAGAAGATGGCGGCGCCCGTCTACCCGCCTTGGGTCACCCGCTGGGTCTCCGGGCAGTGGCGGCAGAAGAAGCGGCCGCCGGTCATCCGCCCGACCCGGCCGCTGGTGTTGGCCAACAAGGTGGCGAACCGCCGGGAGGAAGCGGGAG AGGCGACATGCATTACGGAGATGTCAGTAATGATGGCCTGCTGGAAACAGAACGACTTCAACGATGCAGCTTGTGCTGAGGAGATCCGGCTGTTCTATGACTGCGTGGCAAAGGCAGAA aaGGAGCGCAAGGATCGAAATGAGGGCGCGCTGACACCCGGGGGAAACTTAAGTTCGAGCAAAGTGAACAAGCTCCTGAGGAGGTTTCCACAGATCACACGTTATGTATAA
- the FUT11 gene encoding GDP-fucose protein O-fucosyltransferase 4, with protein MGGGRLGRAGRRGPAPLWLTLALAWGAGAALAAEGLEAAAEEEEKEAGLVEPCGAEGWAQDAVPPGAAFVAAAASYRGPGNNDTRSNKALPILLWWSGSLFPHFPGDTERIDCPRGSCLVTRSRRVARHRRTKALIFYGTDFRAYEAPLPRLPHQTWALFHEESPMNNYLLSHPPGIQLFNYTATFRRESDYPLTLQWLPGVGYLRGPAVPLAEKDEWRRKGYGPVLYMQSHCDVPSDRDRYVRELMKYIQVDSYGKCLHNRELPSERLRDTSTATTEDSEFMTFIARYKFHLALENAICDDYMTEKLWRPMHLGAVPIYRGSPAVRDWMPNNLSIILIDDFDSPRELAKYLDFLDKNGEEYMKYLEYKNLGGIKNQFLLESLERREWGVNDMTLPNYLNGFECFICDRENTRVKEEQEHKKSHGKTPAPRPRIAQFKHMGCPMPTPGFGSVEDLSGGDSWKEMWLQDYWQSLDQGEALTAMIHRNESHQGRFWDYMHEIFLKRTRQH; from the exons ATGGGTGGCGGCAGGCTGGGCCGCGCAGGGCGGCGGGGGCCCGCTCCCCTCTGGCTGACGCTGGCCCTGGCCTGGGGTGCGGGGGCCGCGCTGGCCGCCGAGGGgctggaggcggcggcggaggaggaggagaaggaggccgGGCTGGTGGAGCCGTGCGGGGCGGAGGGGTGGGCGCAGGATGCCGTCCCGCCGGGCGCGGCCttcgtcgccgccgccgcctcgtACCGCGGGCCCGGCAACAACGATACGCGGAGCAACAAGGCGCTGCCCATCCTGCTGTGGTGGAGCGGCAGCCTCTTCCCCCACTTCCCCGGCGACACGGAGCGGATCGACTGCCCGCGCGGTTCCTGCCTGGTCACCCGGAGCCGGCGGGTGGCCCGGCACCGCCGCACCAAGGCCCTCATCTTCTACGGTACCGACTTCAGGGCCTACGAGGCGCCGCTGCCCCGCCTGCCTCACCAGACCTGGGCCCTCTTCCACGAGGAGTCCCCCATGAACAACTACCTGCTCTCTCACCCGCCCGGCATCCAGCTCTTCAACTACACGGCCACCTTCCGCCGGGAGTCCGACTACCCCCTCACGCTGCAGTGGTTGCCCGGCGTGGGCTACCTGCGGGGCCCGGCGGTGCCCCTGGCCGAGAAGGACGAGTGGCGGCGGAAGGGCTATGGCCCGGTGCTGTACATGCAGTCCCACTGCGATGTCCCCTCGGACAGGGACCGCTACGTGCGAGAGCTCATGAAATACATCCAG GTTGACTCCTATGGGAAATGCCTGCATAACCGTGAGCTTCCCAGTGAGCGACTGAGAGACACTTCTACAGCCACTACAGAAGATTCTGAATTTATGACTTTCATCGCCAGGTACAAGTTTCATCTGGCCCTGGAGAATGCCATATGTGATGACTACatgacagagaagctgtggcGTCCAATGCACTTGGGTGCTGTCCCAATATACCGAGGCTCCCCAGCTGTGCGGGACTGGATGCCAAACAACCTCTCCATCATTCTTATAGATGACTTTGACAGCCCCCGAGAGCTGGCAAAGTATCTTGATTTCCTGGACAAGAATGGAGAGGAATATATGAAGTATCTAGAGTATAAAAACCTTGGTGGAATCAAAAACCAGTTCTTGCTGGAGAGCTTGGAGAGGCGGGAGTGGGGTGTGAATGACATGACTCTGCCCAATTACCTGAATGGCTTCGAGTGTTTCATCTGTGACAGGGAGAACACCCGCGTCAAAGAGGAGCAGGAACACAAAAAGTCCCATGGGAAAACTCCGGCTCCCAGACCTCGCATAGCTCAGTTTAAGCACATGGGATGTCCTATGCCAACTCCTGGGTTTGGAAGTGTTGAAGACCTCTCTGGAGGAGACAG ttggaAAGAGATGTGGCTGCAGGATTATTGGCAAAGCCTCGATCAGGGTGAGGCCCTCACTGCTATGATTCATCGCAATGAGTCGCATCAGGGAAGATTTTGGGACTATATGCACGAGATTTTTCTCAAGAGGACGAGGCAACACTGA